A stretch of the Zonotrichia albicollis isolate bZonAlb1 chromosome 31, bZonAlb1.hap1, whole genome shotgun sequence genome encodes the following:
- the LOC141725867 gene encoding uncharacterized protein LOC141725867 isoform X1 encodes MEEEEKPWRFRTRRGCKPSPGSCGEERAPLRQEGGQRSSQSSELVEKPHGREKPHKCLECGKGFRWNSNLIQHQRIHSGEKPYECGECGKCFSRSSTLIRHQESHTGEGPFECGECGKSFRDCSDLIRHQRIRNGERPYECGECGKSFSQSSQLIRHQMIHTGEKPYECGKCGKSFRQSSVLMRHQVIHTGEQPYTCLECGKSFGWSSTLRTHQRIHTGERPYGCPECGKKFHVSSDLVKHEQIHTEERPFRCPDCGKGFKRNFTLTTHRRIHTGERPYECGECGKSFSRSSALTQHQRRRH; translated from the coding sequence atggaggaggaggaaaagccctggagatttcgcacgaggaggggctgcaaacccagcccagggagctgtggggaggaaAGAGCCCCCCTGAGGCAGGAAGGCGGCCAGAGatccagccagagctcagagctggtggagaagcctcatggcagggagaagccccacaagtgcttggaatgtgggaagggcttcaggtggaactccaacctgatccagcaccagaggatccacagtGGGGAaaagccctacgagtgtggggaatgtgggaagtgTTTCAGCCGGAGCTCAACCCTGATCCGGCACCAGGAGAGCCACACTGGAGAAgggccctttgagtgtggggagtgtgggaagagcttcagagacTGCTCTGACCTGATCCGGCACCAGAGGATCCGCAATGGGGAacggccctatgagtgtggggaatgtgggaagagtttcagccagagctcccaaCTGATTCGGCACCAAATGATCCACACTGGCGAAAAGCCCTACGAatgtgggaaatgtgggaagaGTTTCAGGCAGTCCTCTGTTCTGATGAGGCACCAGGTGATCCACACAGGGGAACAGCCCTACAcctgcttggaatgtgggaagagctttgggTGGAGCTCCACCCTGAGAAcacaccagcgcatccacaccggggagaggccctacgggtgtcctgagtgtgggaagaagTTTCACGTCAGCTCCGATCTCGTCAAACATGAGCAGAttcacaccgaggagaggcccttccgctgccctgactgcgggAAAGGCTTCAAGCGCAACTTCACCCTCaccacccaccggcgcatccacactggggagaggccctacgagtgtggggagtgtgggaagagcttctccaggagctcagccttgacccaacaccaacggaggcgccactga
- the LOC141725867 gene encoding uncharacterized protein LOC141725867 isoform X2: MEEEEKPWRFRTRRGCKPSPGSCGEERAPLRQEGGQRSSQSSELVEKPHGREKPHKCLECGKGFRWNSNLIQHQRIHSGEKPYECGECGKCFSRSSTLIRHQESHTGEGPFECGECGKSFRDCSDLIRHQRIRNGERPYECGECGKSFSQSSQLIRHQMIHTGEKPYECGKCGKSFRQSSVLMRHQVIHTGEQPYTCLECGKSFGWSSTLRTHQRIHTGERPYGCPECGKKFHVSSDLVKHEQIHTEERPYECGECGKSFSRSSALTQHQRRRH; the protein is encoded by the exons atggaggaggaggaaaagccctggagatttcgcacgaggaggggctgcaaacccagcccagggagctgtggggaggaaAGAGCCCCCCTGAGGCAGGAAGGCGGCCAGAGatccagccagagctcagagctggtggagaagcctcatggcagggagaagccccacaagtgcttggaatgtgggaagggcttcaggtggaactccaacctgatccagcaccagaggatccacagtGGGGAaaagccctacgagtgtggggaatgtgggaagtgTTTCAGCCGGAGCTCAACCCTGATCCGGCACCAGGAGAGCCACACTGGAGAAgggccctttgagtgtggggagtgtgggaagagcttcagagacTGCTCTGACCTGATCCGGCACCAGAGGATCCGCAATGGGGAacggccctatgagtgtggggaatgtgggaagagtttcagccagagctcccaaCTGATTCGGCACCAAATGATCCACACTGGCGAAAAGCCCTACGAatgtgggaaatgtgggaagaGTTTCAGGCAGTCCTCTGTTCTGATGAGGCACCAGGTGATCCACACAGGGGAACAGCCCTACAcctgcttggaatgtgggaagagctttgggTGGAGCTCCACCCTGAGAAcacaccagcgcatccacaccggggagaggccctacgggtgtcctgagtgtgggaagaagTTTCACGTCAGCTCCGATCTCGTCAAACATGAGCAGAttcacaccgaggagag gccctacgagtgtggggagtgtgggaagagcttctccaggagctcagccttgacccaacaccaacggaggcgccactga